In one window of Silvanigrella paludirubra DNA:
- a CDS encoding serine hydrolase domain-containing protein, translating into MKYKVLSCLFGLFFTNNFYASEYKIQNQFYDFFNEKNNNSYNSNEISNLDDIKNTLDIYIAKNSSSTFVTGIPLLFQCDKYQNGKKFIINSGLQSKFGFQVTNQSLFQIGSNSKSFLSVVFLQLEAENKLSIENTVEDFLGNIYPKWNKIKIKQLLNMTSGIIDFANDDDTINKEVGKNPFRLITSDEILDHLKDKELWFNPGSNWKYSNTNYVLLGKIIEKVTNHSVSHEINERIIRPLKLNHTYYIETFPKTNVPKYEVKNLMDGYYFGDEKSQFSPYLTNGVGVIDYSMSWGNSAGSITSNVNDLNKYFHALLKQDKNGNSKLLAKKQYEELVSLVDTTNGKPLINGVNNENMNGYGLGLGAKYDSKLQSRFYTHSGGTLGFISKWIYFPEKNMSLIYSMNTTNMNNYMQEIFQPTLYFIFNKCY; encoded by the coding sequence ATGAAATACAAAGTTTTATCTTGTTTATTTGGATTATTTTTTACAAACAATTTTTATGCAAGCGAATATAAAATACAAAATCAATTTTATGATTTCTTTAATGAAAAAAACAATAATAGTTACAATTCTAATGAAATATCAAATTTAGATGACATCAAAAATACTTTAGATATATACATAGCAAAAAACTCTTCATCTACATTTGTTACAGGAATTCCATTACTTTTTCAGTGTGATAAATATCAAAACGGAAAAAAATTCATTATTAATTCGGGATTACAAAGTAAATTTGGATTTCAAGTGACAAATCAAAGTTTATTTCAAATTGGAAGTAATTCAAAATCTTTTCTTTCCGTTGTATTTTTACAGTTAGAAGCTGAAAATAAATTAAGTATTGAAAATACAGTCGAAGATTTTCTTGGAAATATATATCCAAAATGGAATAAAATAAAAATTAAACAATTATTAAATATGACAAGTGGAATTATCGATTTTGCGAATGATGATGATACAATAAACAAAGAAGTTGGAAAAAATCCTTTTCGATTGATAACATCAGATGAAATATTAGATCATTTAAAAGATAAAGAACTTTGGTTTAATCCTGGGAGTAATTGGAAATACTCAAATACAAACTATGTCTTACTTGGAAAAATCATTGAAAAAGTTACAAATCATTCCGTATCTCATGAAATAAATGAAAGAATTATTAGACCTTTAAAATTAAATCATACTTATTATATTGAGACTTTCCCTAAAACAAATGTACCAAAATATGAAGTAAAAAATCTTATGGATGGTTATTATTTTGGAGATGAAAAATCACAATTTTCACCTTATTTAACAAATGGGGTGGGAGTTATAGATTATTCTATGTCTTGGGGCAATTCAGCAGGTTCAATTACAAGTAATGTAAATGATTTAAATAAATATTTTCACGCTTTATTAAAACAAGACAAAAATGGTAATTCAAAACTCCTTGCAAAAAAACAATATGAAGAACTTGTTTCTTTAGTTGATACTACAAATGGAAAACCATTAATAAACGGAGTTAATAATGAAAATATGAATGGGTATGGATTAGGCTTGGGTGCTAAATATGATTCTAAACTGCAATCAAGATTTTATACACATTCAGGAGGAACATTAGGGTTTATTTCTAAATGGATATATTTTCCAGAAAAAAATATGTCATTAATTTATTCAATGAATACAACAAACATGAATAATTATATGCAAGAAATATTCCAACCAACATTATATTTTATATTTAATAAATGTTACTAA